In a single window of the Novosphingobium sp. IK01 genome:
- a CDS encoding OmpA family protein, protein MRKLILGVALASSALASPALARSKSWYVEGDGGVMLQENTDVKVNGTSNAATYDSKTGYDFGGIVGYDFGGFRLEAEGSYRRSKADNLLNNSTGVAYYRDNGEIAGHASALSFMGNALIDFGPDDGLQGFIGGGVGVAKVDYGVTTAAGILDDSDTRFAWQVLAGVRAPVSKHIDVGLKYRFFNVSNVNLVGSSGSWAGADISGRFRSHSILGTLTYNFGGEEAAPPPPPPPPPPPPPPPPPPPPPPPPAPVCNKGPYIVFFDWNKSDITPEAATILDNAITQYGNCETVPIMLAGYTDRSGTPKYNLGLSKRRNESVQAYLTAHGVPAASITSQAFGEANPRVPTADGVRELQNRRVEITYGPGSGN, encoded by the coding sequence AATGCTGCAAGAAAACACCGACGTGAAGGTCAACGGCACCAGCAACGCGGCAACCTACGACAGCAAGACCGGCTACGACTTCGGCGGCATCGTCGGTTACGACTTCGGTGGCTTCCGCCTCGAAGCCGAAGGCAGCTATCGCCGCTCGAAGGCCGACAACCTGCTGAACAACAGCACGGGCGTCGCCTACTACCGTGACAATGGCGAAATCGCCGGTCACGCCAGCGCGCTCAGCTTCATGGGCAATGCCCTGATCGACTTCGGTCCCGACGACGGCCTCCAGGGCTTCATCGGCGGCGGCGTCGGCGTTGCCAAGGTCGACTACGGTGTGACCACCGCGGCCGGCATCCTCGACGATTCGGACACCCGCTTTGCGTGGCAGGTTCTGGCCGGCGTTCGCGCTCCGGTCAGCAAGCACATCGACGTGGGTCTGAAGTATCGCTTCTTCAACGTCAGCAACGTGAACCTCGTGGGTTCGTCGGGCAGCTGGGCCGGTGCCGATATCTCGGGCCGCTTCCGCTCGCACTCGATCCTGGGCACGCTGACCTACAACTTCGGTGGCGAAGAAGCGGCTCCCCCGCCGCCCCCGCCGCCCCCGCCGCCGCCCCCGCCGCCTCCGCCCCCCCCGCCGCCTCCGCCGCCCCCGGCTCCGGTGTGCAACAAGGGCCCGTACATCGTGTTCTTCGACTGGAACAAGTCGGACATCACGCCTGAAGCGGCGACCATTCTCGACAACGCCATCACCCAGTATGGCAACTGCGAGACCGTTCCGATCATGCTGGCCGGCTACACCGACCGTTCGGGCACGCCCAAGTACAACCTTGGCCTCTCGAAGCGTCGTAACGAATCGGTCCAGGCTTACCTGACCGCGCACGGTGTCCCCGCTGCGTCGATCACCAGCCAGGCCTTCGGCGAAGCCAACCCGCGCGTTCCGACCGCCGACGGCGTTCGCGAACTCCAGAACCGTCGCGTGGAAATCACCTACGGTCCGGGTTCGGGCAACTGA
- a CDS encoding superoxide dismutase family protein, with product MRTAPFSRVAMLATGLATALSLAGCTTDGPKSTPAPKAQVVANASLMLANGASAGTAELLQFPGGYRVHVDARGLTPGVHGIHLHTTGKCDAPGFTTAGGHLNPEGRQHGADNPAGAHMGDLTNLTVAADGTGALDFTLHGGADTTGPALFDADGTALVIHAAPDDYKTDPSGNSGARLACGVFVRQ from the coding sequence ATGCGCACCGCCCCTTTCTCCCGTGTCGCCATGCTGGCCACGGGCCTTGCCACCGCCCTGTCGCTGGCCGGTTGCACCACCGACGGCCCGAAGAGCACGCCTGCCCCCAAGGCGCAGGTCGTTGCCAATGCCTCGCTGATGCTCGCCAATGGCGCCAGCGCGGGCACCGCCGAACTGCTCCAGTTTCCCGGCGGCTATCGCGTCCATGTCGATGCCCGTGGCCTGACGCCGGGCGTTCACGGCATTCACCTGCACACGACCGGCAAGTGTGACGCGCCCGGCTTCACCACCGCCGGTGGCCACCTCAACCCCGAAGGCCGCCAGCACGGCGCCGACAACCCGGCTGGCGCCCACATGGGCGACCTGACCAACCTGACCGTGGCAGCCGACGGCACCGGCGCGCTCGATTTCACGCTCCATGGCGGCGCCGATACCACCGGCCCGGCCCTGTTCGATGCCGATGGCACCGCCCTCGTCATCCACGCCGCCCCCGACGACTACAAGACCGACCCGAGCGGCAACAGCGGCGCGCGGCTGGCCTGCGGCGTCTTTGTCCGGCAGTAA
- a CDS encoding energy transducer TonB, whose protein sequence is MIRPPISGRFFWGLALPEGRGRTVAVAVLVALLHVGLIWALVHGLAGGVVALVRESLPGLVAEAIPLEPPATAPAPHPRAAARQSAGATGAMGRKARPIAVAAPPPRFVLAAPPAARVAADGNQTLSGAGASGAGTGGGLAGNGTGAGGSGDGMGGGGGASKPVKTAGDITAARDYPPQGRADRAGKRVIIVLRVGTDGHPTGCRIHAPSGNDEADAITCRLALQRFRFRPALDRDGNPVAADYGWEQRWWAP, encoded by the coding sequence ATGATTCGTCCCCCGATCTCCGGTCGATTTTTCTGGGGCCTTGCCCTCCCCGAGGGGCGAGGGCGCACGGTCGCGGTGGCTGTGCTGGTGGCCTTGCTGCATGTCGGCCTGATCTGGGCGCTGGTTCATGGGCTGGCGGGCGGGGTGGTGGCGCTCGTGCGGGAATCCCTGCCCGGCCTCGTGGCCGAGGCGATCCCGCTCGAACCGCCTGCAACGGCCCCGGCCCCCCATCCCCGCGCTGCTGCGCGCCAGAGCGCGGGCGCGACCGGTGCGATGGGGCGCAAGGCACGGCCCATCGCCGTTGCCGCCCCGCCGCCGCGTTTCGTGCTGGCCGCTCCTCCGGCGGCGCGGGTTGCTGCCGATGGCAACCAGACCCTGTCTGGCGCGGGGGCCAGCGGGGCGGGCACCGGGGGCGGCCTTGCCGGAAACGGCACCGGGGCGGGTGGCAGCGGAGACGGCATGGGCGGCGGGGGCGGGGCAAGCAAGCCGGTCAAGACCGCCGGAGACATTACCGCCGCGCGCGACTATCCGCCGCAAGGCCGCGCCGATCGCGCCGGAAAGCGGGTGATCATCGTCTTGCGCGTGGGAACCGATGGCCATCCGACCGGATGCCGCATCCACGCCCCGAGCGGCAACGACGAAGCCGATGCGATCACCTGCCGCCTCGCGCTCCAACGCTTCCGCTTTCGCCCGGCGCTGGATCGCGACGGGAACCCGGTGGCGGCGGATTACGGCTGGGAGCAGCGCTGGTGGGCGCCCTGA
- a CDS encoding response regulator, translating to MRILVVEDEPLLAMLLEENLADLGHDAVTAVATVDQALCALDQGPVDAALLDFSLGSDTTSVPVALRLREEGTPFFYLSGHASFDPDAGAPEAPLLAKPVSLDALRDALSSLAST from the coding sequence ATGCGAATTCTGGTTGTCGAGGACGAGCCCTTGCTCGCAATGCTGCTGGAAGAGAACCTTGCGGATCTCGGCCATGATGCGGTGACGGCGGTCGCCACGGTCGATCAGGCGCTCTGCGCGCTCGATCAGGGGCCCGTCGATGCCGCGCTGCTCGATTTCTCGCTGGGCAGCGACACCACCTCGGTTCCCGTGGCCCTGCGCCTGCGCGAAGAGGGCACGCCGTTCTTCTATCTCTCGGGCCATGCCTCGTTCGATCCCGATGCGGGCGCGCCCGAGGCGCCGCTGCTGGCCAAGCCGGTCAGCCTCGACGCGCTGCGCGATGCGCTGTCCTCGCTCGCCAGCACCTGA
- the fdhD gene encoding formate dehydrogenase accessory sulfurtransferase FdhD produces MTVDQVKGASPRAFAEHFADGAASVPITRALAEEAPVAIEINGMGYAVMMATPADLEDYALGFCLSEQLIADPAAFVSAQEAEIPGRGWMLRINLALDAAAPLLERARLRLAEGSCGLCGIESLEQVLRPLPQVQPREDIADAAIFRATAALGDHQRLGRATRAAHAAAFCAPDGTILTVREDVGRHNAFDKLIGALARAGADPASGFVVLTARCSFELVQKAVIAGVGLLVTVSAASTLAADRARDHGLRLVSLARGDSFLES; encoded by the coding sequence GTGACTGTCGATCAGGTGAAAGGCGCCAGTCCGCGCGCCTTTGCCGAGCATTTCGCCGATGGCGCCGCCAGCGTGCCGATCACCCGCGCGCTGGCCGAGGAAGCGCCCGTGGCCATCGAGATCAACGGCATGGGCTATGCCGTGATGATGGCCACGCCCGCCGATCTGGAAGACTATGCGCTGGGCTTCTGCCTGTCGGAGCAGTTGATCGCCGACCCTGCGGCTTTCGTGTCGGCGCAGGAGGCGGAGATTCCGGGGCGCGGCTGGATGCTGCGGATCAATCTGGCGCTCGATGCGGCGGCGCCCCTGCTCGAACGCGCGCGGTTGCGGCTGGCCGAGGGGAGTTGCGGGCTCTGCGGAATCGAGAGTCTCGAACAGGTCCTGCGGCCCTTGCCGCAGGTGCAGCCGCGCGAGGATATTGCGGATGCGGCGATTTTCCGGGCGACGGCGGCGCTGGGCGATCACCAGCGGCTGGGCCGGGCCACGCGGGCGGCCCATGCTGCGGCTTTTTGTGCGCCCGATGGCACGATCCTGACCGTGCGCGAGGACGTGGGCCGCCACAATGCCTTCGACAAGCTGATCGGCGCGCTGGCCCGCGCGGGGGCCGATCCGGCGAGCGGTTTCGTCGTGCTGACTGCGCGGTGCAGCTTCGAACTGGTGCAGAAGGCGGTGATTGCCGGGGTGGGCTTGCTGGTCACCGTTTCGGCGGCCTCGACCCTGGCGGCCGACCGTGCGCGCGATCATGGCCTGCGGCTGGTCAGCCTTGCGCGGGGGGACAGTTTTCTGGAAAGCTGA
- a CDS encoding molybdenum cofactor guanylyltransferase has product MGEPNQKPGRVLGAVLAGGLSSRFGSDKALALLDGRSLLDRAIAMLGAHCDGVVVVGRTVPGQVCLADRPRGGMGPLGGIAAALHHGAAHGYASVLTVAVDSVGIDAEGLALLAPPPACCESQPVIGHWPAGAGAVVDAILAGDGRHSLRALAQALGARMVTFPHAPGNINTPADLAAAQGRDGGEGGRA; this is encoded by the coding sequence ATGGGCGAGCCGAACCAGAAGCCGGGACGCGTTCTGGGCGCAGTGCTGGCGGGCGGTCTGTCGAGCCGTTTTGGCAGCGACAAGGCCTTGGCCCTGCTCGACGGGCGCAGCCTGCTCGACCGCGCCATCGCCATGCTGGGCGCGCATTGCGACGGGGTCGTGGTGGTCGGGCGCACGGTGCCGGGGCAGGTCTGTCTGGCGGATCGCCCGCGTGGCGGCATGGGGCCGCTGGGCGGGATCGCCGCCGCGCTTCACCATGGGGCGGCCCATGGCTATGCCAGCGTGCTGACCGTGGCGGTCGATAGCGTGGGGATCGACGCAGAGGGGCTGGCCCTGCTGGCGCCGCCTCCGGCCTGTTGCGAAAGCCAGCCGGTGATCGGCCACTGGCCCGCCGGGGCGGGCGCGGTGGTCGATGCCATTCTGGCCGGTGACGGGCGCCATTCGCTGCGGGCGCTGGCGCAGGCGCTGGGCGCGCGCATGGTCACGTTTCCGCACGCGCCGGGCAATATCAACACGCCTGCCGATCTGGCGGCGGCTCAGGGCCGTGACGGTGGCGAGGGGGGCCGCGCATGA
- a CDS encoding LysR family transcriptional regulator encodes MQLRHLRYFVALARHRHFARAAAECGVSQPTLSAGLVALEQELGKRLVERDRRFVGLTEQGEAMLPWAEQILGAMGSMTQAVAATSAPLSGPFRLAAIPSALPLVGRFGAALLQRYPGLSLAVQQAPSRQIEQDLAALSCDAGLTYLDHDPPAHVVAVPLAEEGFLHVAPSGGDWGEEGAVVEWAAAAARPLVLLHGGMQYRRILDAQFAARGLSATPRAVADSLVALLSLVGSGQFATIVPDGYARLVEGLAGFDVRPMAADIHPAQRLGLLVLDRQPMGPLAKAALTVARTLGAV; translated from the coding sequence ATGCAGTTGCGCCATCTGCGGTATTTCGTGGCCCTTGCGCGCCACCGTCATTTTGCCCGTGCGGCGGCGGAATGCGGGGTTTCGCAGCCCACGCTTTCGGCGGGGCTGGTGGCGCTCGAACAGGAACTGGGCAAGCGGCTGGTCGAGCGCGACCGGCGCTTTGTCGGGCTGACCGAACAGGGCGAGGCGATGCTGCCCTGGGCCGAGCAGATTCTGGGGGCCATGGGCAGCATGACCCAGGCCGTGGCGGCCACCAGTGCGCCGCTCTCCGGGCCGTTCCGGCTGGCGGCGATTCCCTCGGCGCTGCCGCTCGTCGGACGCTTTGGCGCGGCGCTGTTGCAGCGCTATCCGGGGTTGTCGCTGGCGGTGCAGCAGGCGCCCTCGCGCCAGATCGAGCAGGATCTGGCCGCGCTTTCGTGCGATGCCGGGCTGACATACCTCGATCATGATCCCCCGGCCCATGTCGTGGCCGTGCCGCTGGCCGAGGAGGGGTTCCTGCATGTCGCGCCGTCCGGGGGTGACTGGGGAGAGGAGGGCGCGGTGGTCGAATGGGCAGCGGCGGCGGCGCGGCCTCTGGTGCTGCTCCACGGGGGGATGCAGTATCGCCGGATACTCGACGCGCAGTTCGCCGCGCGGGGGCTTTCGGCGACACCGCGCGCGGTGGCCGACAGCCTCGTGGCGCTGTTGTCGCTGGTCGGTTCGGGACAGTTCGCGACAATCGTGCCCGATGGTTATGCGCGGCTGGTCGAGGGGCTGGCCGGGTTCGATGTGCGCCCGATGGCGGCAGACATCCATCCGGCGCAGCGGCTGGGGCTGCTCGTGCTCGACCGCCAGCCGATGGGGCCGCTGGCCAAGGCGGCGCTGACCGTGGCGCGCACGCTGGGTGCTGTTTGA